A window of Paremcibacter congregatus contains these coding sequences:
- the moaE gene encoding molybdopterin synthase catalytic subunit MoaE yields MKVLVQSDDFDIAAEINELTQGRTDVGAVVSFTGLVRDFHGDQKINQMTLEHFPGMAEKQLKTICVQAGKRWPLQGGTVIHRYGPLYPGDQIVLVVILSAHREAAFEAAEFIMDWLKTDAPFWKKEQTSTGARWVNAKESDTEKSEKWLK; encoded by the coding sequence ATGAAAGTCCTCGTGCAATCAGATGATTTTGATATTGCAGCAGAAATCAATGAGTTGACGCAAGGCCGCACCGATGTCGGGGCCGTTGTCAGCTTTACCGGACTGGTGCGTGATTTTCATGGTGACCAGAAAATCAACCAAATGACCCTGGAACATTTCCCCGGCATGGCGGAGAAACAACTTAAGACAATTTGCGTCCAGGCCGGGAAACGATGGCCATTGCAGGGCGGCACGGTCATTCACCGCTATGGCCCGCTGTATCCCGGCGACCAGATTGTATTGGTGGTCATTCTTTCCGCTCATCGGGAAGCCGCGTTTGAGGCTGCCGAATTTATCATGGACTGGCTCAAAACAGACGCCCCTTTCTGGAAAAAAGAACAGACTTCGACAGGCGCGAGATGGGTAAATGCCAAAGAAAGCGACACGGAAAAGTCTGAAAAATGGCTTAAATAG